The Gemmatimonadota bacterium DNA segment ACTCTTCGTTCTCGACGGCCTCCGTCAATTCCGCCCTCAACTGGTCTTCCTCGGATCGGGGCTGTTGTTTTCGGATCTCCTCGGCCATGTCCCTCAGCACCTTCAGTTCCTGGCTTTCCTTGACCAGGTCGTCCCGGTCGTAGGAACGAAAGAAAGTCTCTATTTCCTCAATGCCTTCTTCGATATGGCAAAGGGCCTTGTCGATATCGCCCGTATCCGTTGCAATGAGGCTTCGCGCCCGGGTGCGGTGCATGATGACGAAGGGCCTGTACTGCTCGAGGGACAGGCGGTCGTCGTCGTTTTCGGCATGGGTCCGCACGATTTCCATGATTTGCAGGTTGTGCTCGGCGTCCCGGCAGGCTTCGTGGTAGGATTCCAGTTCGAACATGCAGATGCGCCGGTAGTAATACTGAAGCGATTCCGTCTGCAGGCTCACGCAGTCCTCGTGGGAGAGATTGAGTTGCGCGTCCGGTCCCTTGTCCGCCTTCTGCTGCTCCAGTTTATCCATAAAGTGGTCCAGCAGGGAGTTCTTCCCGTGGGGCCTTTGGCCGTCCGGCCGGTTCGACCACTCCATCTGCAGGATGCCCAGGTCAACGCGCATCTGGATCCTCGTCCGGCCGTCTTCTCCCTTGATCTTGCGCACGATGAGCTTGTCGGGCCCCGTATAGACCCATTCATCGAGTAATTTGCTGATGTCTGGATTCATGTGCCTGGCTCCCGTGTGTAGAATGTGAGGTGCCGAGGGAGGTGGATGCAGA contains these protein-coding regions:
- a CDS encoding UvrB/UvrC motif-containing protein → MNPDISKLLDEWVYTGPDKLIVRKIKGEDGRTRIQMRVDLGILQMEWSNRPDGQRPHGKNSLLDHFMDKLEQQKADKGPDAQLNLSHEDCVSLQTESLQYYYRRICMFELESYHEACRDAEHNLQIMEIVRTHAENDDDRLSLEQYRPFVIMHRTRARSLIATDTGDIDKALCHIEEGIEEIETFFRSYDRDDLVKESQELKVLRDMAEEIRKQQPRSEEDQLRAELTEAVENEEFERAAEIRDELKKFDLP